One genomic window of Solea solea chromosome 12, fSolSol10.1, whole genome shotgun sequence includes the following:
- the det1 gene encoding DET1 homolog: MDEDTPTLKPRRIQNQNVVYRLERRRICSGQPGAHWYRVRCFHQNLFPNFTVVNVEKPPCFLRKFSPDGRCFIAFSSDQTSLEIYEYQGCQAAQDLLRGQEGETLLTANDQRSLNIRGRLFERFFSLLHVTNVASNGEHLNRECSLFTDDCRYVIVGSAVYVPEEPPPYFFEVYRNNESVTPNPRSPLEDYSLHIIDLHTGRLCDTRSFKCDKIILSHNQGLYLYRNILAVLSVQQQTIHVFQVTPEGTFLDVRTIGRFCYEDDLLTLSAVYTEAQAESQPGFPRLYTDKTINSLKHRLLVYLWRRAEQDGSATAKRRFFQFFDQLRRLRMWKMQLLDEHHLFIKYTSEDVVTLRVTDPSQPSFFVVYNMVSTEVLAVFENTSDQLLELFENFCDLFRNATLHSQAVQFPCSASSNNYARQVQRRFKDTIVNAKYGGHTEAVRRLLGQLPISAQSYSSSPYLDLSLFSYDDKWVSVMERPKTCGDHPIRFYARDSGLLKFKIQAGLLGRPVNHAVRRLVAFTFHPFEPFAISVQRTNAEYVVNFHMRHVCA, from the exons ATGGATGAGGACACCCCAACCCTGAAACCCAGGCGGATCCAGAATCAGAATGTGGTTTATCGTCTGGAGAGGCGGAGGATTTGCTCTGGTCAACCGGGAGCACACTGGTACAGAGTGCGCTGCTTCCATCAGAACCTGTTCCCCAACTTCACTGTGGTCAACGTGGAGAAGCCCCCCTGCTTCCTCAGGAAGTTTTCACCCGATGGACGCTGTTTCATCGCCTTCTCCTCTGACCAGACTTCTCTGGAG ATATATGAATACCAAGGCTGTCAGGCAGCTCAAGACTTACTCAGAGGCCAAGAGGGAGAAACTCTTCTTACAGCCAATGACCAGCGCTCTCTCAACATCCGTGGCCGTCTGTTTGAGCGCTTCTTCTCTTTGCTCCATGTTACTAATGTGGCCTCAAATGGAGAGCACCTGAACCGCGAGTGTAGCCTTTTTACAGATGACTGCAGATATGTTATTGTTGGCTCGGCTGTGTACGTCCCAGAGGAGCCGCCGCCATATTTCTTTGAG GTGTATCGTAACAACGAGTCTGTGACTCCAAATCCTCGGTCCCCTCTCGAAGATTACTCACTCCACATTATTGACCTGCACACTGGCAGGCTATGTGACACCAGGTCCTTCAAGTGTGACAAGATAATTCTGTCCCACAACCAGGGCCTCTACCTCTACAGGAACATCCTGGCTGTGCTGTCAGTCCAACAGCAGACCATACACGTCTTTCAG GTGACTCCAGAGGGAACGTTCCTGGATGTGAGGACTATCGGGCGCTTCTGTTATGAGGACGacctcctcactctctcagcAGTTTACACAGAGGCCCAGGCTGAGAGCCAGCCGGGCTTCCCCCGCCTGTACACGGACAAAACCATCAACTCCCTGAAGCACCGGCTGCTCGTCTACCTGTGGAGGAGAGCCGAGCAGGACGGCAGCGCCACCGCCAAGAGGAG ATTCTTCCAGTTTTTTGATCAGCTGAGGAGGCTGAGGATGTGGAAGATGCAGCTGCTGGATGAGCATCACCTCTTCATTAAATACACCAGCGAGGACGTGGTCACGCTCAGAGTCACCGACCCCTCGCAG CCGTCGTTCTTTGTCGTGTACAACATGGTGTCCACAGAGGTGCTGGCCGTCTTTGAGAACACCTCCGACCAGCTGCTGGAGCTGTTTGAAAACTTCTGCGACCTTTTCAGAAACGCCACGCTGCACAGCCAGGCCGTGCAGTTCCCCTGCTCGGCCTCGTCCAACAACTACGCTCGGCAGGTCCAGAGAAG ATTTAAGGACACCATAGTAAACGCCAAATACGGCGGCCACACGGAGGCGGTGCGGCGGCTGCTGGGTCAGCTGCCCATCAGCGCGCAGTCGTACAGCAGCAGCCCTTACCTCGACCTCTCCCTCTTCAGCTACGACGACAAGTGGGTGTCAGTGATGGAGAGACCCAAGACCTGCGGAGACCACCCCATCAG GTTCTACGCACGTGACTCCGGCCTCTTGAAGTTCAAGATCCAGGCGGGTTTGCTGGGCCGGCCCGTGAATCACGCCGTGCGGCGCCTGGTCGCCTTCACCTTCCACCCCTTTGAGCCCTTTGCCATCTCTGTGCAGCGCACCAACGCCGAGTATGTGGTCAACTTCCACATGAGGCATGTCTGCGCGTGA